The Cervus canadensis isolate Bull #8, Minnesota chromosome X, ASM1932006v1, whole genome shotgun sequence genome contains a region encoding:
- the LOC122435727 gene encoding protein FAM209B-like, translating into MFTSLGKKAKEIQGKMLCRGHFLIWQNRQEHAQDWLEITLLWLFFIVLRYVTVKLAGESGHSKVQTPAALQARSFGSLGRQKEKTSSEEDYMFHTLTRLEMDLVKFVSSVRNLKITTSTGGNLKPLNVEIPADL; encoded by the coding sequence ATGTTTACTTCTCTGGGAAAGAAAGCCAAAGAAATCCAGGGGAAGATGCTCTGCAGAGGGCACTTTTTAATTTGGCAGAATCGACAAGAACATGCTCAAGACTGGCTTGAGATCACGTTGCTCTGGCTTTTCTTCATTGTCCTGAGGTACGTGACAGTGAAGTTGGCAGGAGAGAGTGGCCACAGTAAAGTGCAGACTCCTGCTGCCCTTCAGGCCCGCTCATTTGGCTCTCTcggaaggcaaaaggaaaagacatcCTCTGAAGAAGACTATATGTTCCATACATTAACCCGGCTCGAGATGGATCTTGTGAAATTTGTGTCCAGTGTGCGAAATCTGAAAATCACCACATCAACCGGTGGTAACCTCAAGCCCCTCAATGTCGAGATTCCTGCAGACCTATGA